The genomic stretch CCAAGTTACTTGCTGAGGGTAAGCGTCGTACATGTTGTTGTCAATAACATTACTAATAAGACCAGCCTCTAAACTTGTGCCCATGGGCTTTACCACGGCTACCGAGATGCACTCGCGTCGAAGCGAACTCATTTCGATTACGACGGGATCAAAACAGCTGGACACACTGCTTGCGGGCGGCATCGAGACTGGGTCTATCACGGAGATATTTGGCGAGTTCCGAACAGGAAAGAGTCAGATCTGTCACACGCTTGCCGTGACATGCCAGTTGCCGTTCGACATGGGAGGCGGTGAGGGAAAGTGCCTATATATCGATACTGAAGGCACTTTCCGTCCAGTGCGATGTCTGGCCGTGGCAAATCGTTACGGGCTTTCTGGCGAGGAAGTGCTGGACAATGTCGCGTATGCGCGCGCATATAACTCGGACCATCAGCTGGAGCTTCTCAATCAGGCCGCGCAGATGATGACGGAGACACGCTTCTCTTTACTTGTTGTGGATTCCGCCACAGCGCTATATCGTACCGATTTTGCAGGGCGTGGAGAACTTTCGGCAAGACAAACACATCTTGCCAAGTTCATGCGCACGCTGCAACGGCTTGCCGATGAGTTTGGGATCGCTGTTATTATCACGAACCAAGTGGTTGCGCAAGTCGATGGTGGGCCTAGTGCCATGTTCAACCCTGATCCCAAGAAGCCCATCGGAGGAAACATTATTGCGCACGCAAGTACAACTCGTCTGAGTCTGAGAAAAGGCCGAGGAGAAACGCGTGTGTGCAAGATCTATGACAGCCCTTGTCTCCCAGAGAGCGATTGTTTATTCGCCATCAACGAGGACGGCATCGGCGACCCCAAGGAGAAGGATCTGGAGGAGAGAAACAACAGGTGACGAGGTGGATGATGGTGCAGCTTGTGTATGGCCTGTATGCGGTAACTTGTCAGGGCGGATGATGATTTACATGGTCGACTTTACGCTTTATGGTTGATTCTTTGCAATGATATCTCAATTAAATGTTGAACGACACTCGCCGTATATTGTGAGTCTTGCAGAGCGTGTGCCAGGCTCGCCGCTCCAACTAGTGTGTGCCTGGCCCGTGCCCCAGCTTTGTCGCGCATTCTGGGGCATCGCGACGACTGTTTTCGAGCTCCACCTGCGCGCCGACCGCCGCAACTCAACCCAACCAAACCGCGCACCATAACGTCGCATGCGATCAGGATGGCGCAAACCCCAGGCACATGTCTCTACAAGGAGGCACGACTGAATATCGAATCAGCTTTTCCTGGATCGACCATCGCATTCACTATCCCAGCGAGCTCTCCATTTGGTGGCCGTCCCAATGTCAAGCGCAGCATAATCACCGAACACCATGTAGACAAAGACGAGGATGCCTTTACGAGACGTCATCTAGCCACAGACGGGTCAATGCACTTTCGGCGACACCATGGCTACCCACGAAGCTTTCTTTGGCGCGTCCTGGACAATAGAAAGATGCTGGAGATACAGGCCGTCGACCTCGACCATGATTTCTCCGACAAATTCGAAGCAAACCTCACCATCCTCCTGCAGTTTCCTGCCCCGATTCGCCCCTTTTGTGTGGCTTTCGCAGAGCCCGCCGACCGAGATGCATTGACTGTCTTCGCCATCACCACGGCCAACGAGCTGTATACGATTACCCTACACCGCGACTTCTTCGCCAACCCCGCAGCCTCGGAACAAGACTCGGATCTGTGGTGCAAGAGGTCCGAGCCGGCTCTCTTTAGCGGGCGCATACCCTACAGACTCGTTGCAGTAGACGCAGACGAACTACTCGTAACACTTGATGATGGAGCCATTTGTCGTTTGGATTGGGACAAGTCATACAACAAGTGGGAAGGCTCGCGCTACCAGGAAAGCAGTTGGTCGGTACGAGGTCTTTTATCGTGGAAAGCGCAACCTACAGTTCGGTTTGAGAATGCAGACTTCGCCATCTCAGCCGCCGCTGCAGTCGCTATATCGCCCGATAAGAAACACATCCTCTCTGTGTGTCTGGACCATTCGATAAGAGCGTGGAATATTGCAACAGGAAAGCCAGGTGTTCACATCGATCTCTTGGGTGCCGAGGATCTCGCTGTGGAGAAGTCGCACACTTCATACACAATCGGAACCTCGCAGTCGATGCTCATGGCGGTTGTGGAGGTCATGGGCGGAATAGGAGGGGCAGATTATCACGTTGTGACGTACTCGCCAAAACAACATCAGTTCAAGTTCTGGGGAGTGACGGATGCCGACGACGAGTATTCTGGCTTTTACGATGCGGCTGATGGCTCAGAACTGATTCCGCCAATCGACGAACTCATGAACACGACCGTGTGGACATTGGAAGAGTTTCACATCATCCCTGGACCCACTGGGTGGAGAGGGTCAGAAATATGGATCCGAGCAAGATCTGGGCCAAGCAGCAAGGTCTATTCTCTAAAGTTCGACCTCACCGATCTTCCAGAAGCACGGACACAAGCATGGAGGAGCGATTGGGTATCCGTCGACTCTGGACCATTGACAGTGGAAGCTCTCAAGGCAAATCCTGCGAACCCCAGTGCACGGCAGACGGATGCTGATCAGAGTGAACTCGACTCCACGGAGCAGTGGCTGGACTTCTTATTCTATCCTGGAAGGTTTACCGTTGCGACATTAGAAACATCACTCGTAATCTACAAGAGAGGGCTGGAGCGAGTGCGCACAAATCGATCGGTACACAGAGGCTCCCTCAAAGAGCGCATATGTGCCACAGTCACGGCCCTCGCCGCTAACGGCAAGCACGACCCAGAGGAACTCGAGGAAGCTGTAGCTGCGCAATGGCAAGCATACTACAGTCTTGTAAAAGACTTACATAAGCGAAGGGGTGAATCACTATCGCTTGCCTATGATCGGGCAACTGATATGCCCTGGCTTGTTTTGAGCGATCATCTATCTGCCATCCGGACTTGCAGTGAATCAGAAGTCACTACATTGAACGCAGCACTTCTTTCAAGTTCGCGAGCGCTGAGTAAACCTCTACGCAAGACATTGGACACGTCTGATTCTCGCGATGTTGCGCGCTTGCTCAATGCTGCAGCGTCGTTCCGCCAACGGCTGCCATTCTTTGTCCAACAAGAAGTTCAACGACACATGGAGATGGATCTGCTCCAGAGCAGGAACATCACTATTCTGGACCGCATGGAATGGATCGAGGCCAACAGCGAACTCTCGCAGCACGTGTCCGACGAGGACGTAACCCAGTTGGTGGAAGAGCTCGGCATGGAGGTAAAGGATATCGGTACCGAGACCTTCCTCCGAGCCATTAAAACGTTGGGCTATGAGGAAGACGGCAAACCTCAACCGAGGAAGCAGATTGCACGTTACGGCCTTAGTGCTCTGTCTAGGATATCCCAAGAAACGCTAGAGGCCGACCACAACACCCTGTTAGATTTGCTAGTCCTGCTTCTCTTCATGTTCATTGAGTTGGAGGGTGAAATGCCCGACGACTTTGATGCCTCGGAGGTCTTCGCCGAGCTACTACTTCGATACAAGGACGGCATGACGGTGTCCTGGCTGGCTCGCACAGTCTGGTCTTACCCAAGCGCAACGGGTCTAGCATCAGAGAATGCCAACCGCACTTTGAGCGAGACACTGAAGATTGGGAAGAAGCTGCCCCTCACACAAACGGTGCTCGAAGGAGCATATGGCGGACGTGCCTTTGAGGTACCGCTGCCAAAGGACATGAAGGCCAACCTACTCACACGCTGGAGTCGCGGTTGGTTAGCATCAATTTTTGACCATTTGGAGTACGAGAATGTGGTCGAGGATATCATGGGCATCCTGCTCTGCTCAATGGAGTACGAGCTAGCCTTGGATTTCTCACGATTCCTCACTGAAGGTTACTGGGCCACGTACCTTAGAGGGAGGTTGTACATAGCGCTAGGGGAGCCTGCACTTGCATCTGCGTGTTTCCAGAAGCCTGCGTACTATTTATGTAAGTCTGTCAACTACAAAATGTCATGCAATAAACTAACCCTCACAGCTCTCGGCGCAATGTTCGATGTCGCGGAACAAGACACAATAGGCCTGATTTCAGAGGTGGAGCGAAACTCGTTCTCGGATGGTTTGGCACGCTACTACAGCCATGTCATTGGCTTGTTCGAGAGGGCCAAGGCATACTCGTATGTTGCAGACTTTGCGAAAATTGGTCTACGGTCTCTGCTCGGCCAGGAGGACGAGGCTCTCAAGACCGAACTCCTCCAACGGCTGTTTACCGCTTCAATCCAGACCTCGAGATTCCGCGATGCATACTCTGCGCTGATTAGACATAGCGACACGGCCTTGTAAGTCGACGCTCACATCCATACGACCGCTTATTAACTTTGACAGAAAACACAACGATCTCCAGAGCCTCATCACAACAATGGTCGCCCAGTCGCGCACAACAGAGCTCCTCGCATTCCCCTTTGTAGGTCTCGTAGATGCCGTCGACACCATCCTAACCTCGCTCTGTCAAAAGACGCTAAACATCACGTCTGGTCCTCCATACCACCAAATACTCTATTCCTTCCGCATCTCACGCAACAACTTCCGCGGCGCAGCATCTATCCTCTACGACCGTCTGCAACGCCTCAATACGACTTCTTCCAAACACCACGACCCGGCCGACGAGTCCCTGGCGCAGTGCTACCTCATGATCATCAACACGCTGTCTTCCGTCAACAAAGAAGACGCGTATATCTTGGCAGATCAGCGCATGGATGCAGTGGGCGCACCGCCGCAATGGGGTATCGGTCAGGGGAAGAAGCTGCTTAAGAGGCAAATCATCACACTGGATACGCTGAGGAAGGAGTATCAGGCTGAGCTTGATCGGGTTGCGGCGATTGAGAGTGGGCAATTCCCTTTTGTGGATCCGATGGATGATGTAGATATTTTGTAGTTTGTTTGCTATGGCTATTCAGGCTGTTTTATGCAGCGAGCTGGGCGTTTGGATGGGATGGAAAGTACTGAAATGAAAATGTGGGGGAAATGTGTAGTTGGGGTGGTTTAAGTAGCTAGGGGCGAGAGCTTCTTGCTGGGTTTTATCTTCTTGAGGATGGAAAAGAGAGGATGAGTAATGCGAGTTATGCATGTCAATGAGTTTTGCTGCTTGCTGAAGGTTACTACTCTGACATGTGTGAAAGAGGTCGCAGCATGAATAGACGAGCATAGCATATAAGGTGAGCATTATGCTTTGTGAGAGTAAGTAGGAGGCGCATCTCTGCTATCACCATCAATTCCAATCTAAATTGCCATTTCCTCACTTGTGTGTTCAAGTGCAGCGGACAGTGAGGATGAAGGGTGAACGCCAACGTTACGCGCTCAGCTTAACTAGCGCGGCGCGAGTGATAAGTTAGAGGGGCGGCGCGATCCGCATGCAATGCGACTTCTGAAAAACAATGACAACTGCTAAAGTGTGCATACGGTCCCACCTTTACACGATAAACCTGCAGATACTCTAATCTCTTCCTTGTCACCTATACACATGCAGCGCTACTCAAAAAGCGCCTAATACCATGGTAAAACCGCCGTCTCTGTAACGATTGCATTCGCTAACAACAACACGACAGAACTCAAAGTCGTTGCGCCGTCTGGCCGCCGACCACGGCTCCCTTCACACTGCCGGCCTTCCTCCCAACTACCTCTTCCCTCCCGAATCAGACAGCTCTGCTGATCTCACCTCGCTCGACATCCTGCTCGCCGGCCCGGTCGGCACTCCCTATGCAAGTGGTGTATGGCGACTACACCTCGACATCCCGCCCACCTACCCAACCGCACCACCTACAGCCCAATTCCGGACCCGGTTATGGCACCCCAATATCGACGAGGCTACAGGCGCCGTCTGTGTGGAGACGCTGAAACGTGATTGGAGCAGTACGCTGAAGCTCCGGGACGTCCTCGTCACTATATCATGTCTATTAATACAGCCGAATCCCGCGAGTGCCCTGAACGAGGCGGCAGGAAAGCTAGCCGTCGAAGACTGGGACGGCTACTGCAGAAGAGCAAAGCTCATGACGGACATTCACGCCGCCGTGCCGACGAGTCTCGCAAAGGACGTCAGGGAAGCCCAGATGCGCGGTGAAGACAAGACCACGGAACCCGAACAGCCCATAGCGAAGCCGCACTCCAAGGGCAAAGAAAAGGAGCGTGTCAAGGTCACGCCCGGCGGGCCCAAACTACAACGCATGGCCTCTGAAGACGAGGAAAACAGGCGCCGACGCGGAACAACACAGGACGCAGACAGCGACCCGGAAAGCGACTGGATCCCGGGTCCCGTTAAAGCAAACAaagccaccaccaccaccaccacacGTCAAGACAATATCTTCGGTATTAGGGGGTTGGAAGATGCCATGCAACTCGACACACCACCCAAGCGCATCTTCGCCGCACCATCCTCCGCAAAAGAGAATATGGAAATCGATGACTCGGACCCTTTCATCTCCGTGTCTCCTGAACGCTCAACACAACAGTCCTCCCGCTCTTTTGACCTTCGTCTCCCCAAAGCAGCGAGTGCAGCGAGCACATCTCTCAACCCATCCCTCTCAACCCCCGTATTCGCAGAAACGCCCTCCCACCAATTCCAAGCCCAAACCCACTTTTCAACCGCCCAGCCAACCACCCATCCTCTCCTAAGAGAATTCTCATACTCGTGGGAAGAAGCCGCCGCCTTGCACGATGTTAACCCTGACCTACACACTGGTCTGGGTAAATCGGAAGCGAAGAAACGGCTCTCGAGCGATGCGTTTGAAGCGAAGAGGGCGTGGGAGATTAAGAGGTTTAGGAGGGCTGGGTGTGATTTGAGGAGGTGGGGTAAGGGGGACTTTGGGCCTAAGGTTGGTGTTGGGAGGTTATAGGTGCGGGGGTGGGGGATGGGGGGATAGGAAAGGGAGAGAGAGTAGGTGAGGGTGCGTGGGGGTACGGGGGATGGGAGGGGAGGGGAGGGTGGTATTATACCCATGACTATGTTTATGAGATTAGTTTTCTTTGCTAAGCTGTTGCTTTATGATGTATGTTGTGAGTTGTACATGGTACCCGCTGCGTTTACGACACAGGAAAGCCGACTTTTCCAACAAGAAAACATGCGGACATTATGGTTTTGAGTAGATGACTCAGTGTTTAGGCTTCTAGAAGACAAATGAGGAGACGCACGCGGAGGTACATTGTGCAAGGCAGAAACATGCACCCGTCATAATCTCCTGAACACAGCGAGAGACAAGAAAGACTCTACATGCAATATTTCCAGCGCATTTTCATTAGGACATGTTCTTCCACATGGTTATGTTTGGGAGCATATACCACAGCTACTATAGGCTTTTaggaggaggaagacgaCAGGAAAGTCCACATAGCGTCTCTTCAAATTTTTTGCTTTTTTCTAGGGGACCATTCTTTTTGTTCATGCGTGGAGGAATGGAGTATAGgtgttgacacggcaaaggtgtcgaatatcactgtcgttgcaacgaacaaagtaTATGatatttgattagtagtgagcaaggGCTGGGTGGAGAGATCTCCCTATGTACGGGtgcgagctaagcgggaagcttggtctaactagtggtccaagcttccaGCCCGGAAAAGCTCGCTAAAATACATCCACGCCaggctggctgtacgcgcatgtccCAACAGAGTAAGGTGTTTTTGAAGGTAAGGGAGAGGAAGACGGCAGGGGGGAGTTGAGACGAGCTGTGTTTTTTTAATAGTGGGTAGTGGGTTTTGAATTGAGTGGCTTTTTTTTATTTCATTTGAAGTGAGATAGGGGCGACTTTTAATCCAGTATGCCGGAGTGATTTTTATAAAAAGTCAAGGCCAACATCGCCAACATCCCCACCATGGTACCATGGTTCGACCGCACCTTCAACTCCTGGTTCACCATCATCGACACGTCACTGCCCGCACGCAGTCAGCGTTGCGAAATCAAGTTCGAACAGACTCACTGTGTACTGGAGGCAGCCCTGCCCACGTACATTCACTGAGTGAAAACTGTCACTTACTGAGTATAAGGTGTTGGGATAACACCTTAACTGCTTTTTTGTACTGCTGCTATAAAGACCGCGTTGTGAAAATCTGCTACTACTAAGCATTGATATCACTTACTGTTGGTAGGGCtgtagcactagtgctgaaaggaaataacgataactaggaatgcattctgttcggtgatggttctgattgattgtcttgTGAAGGAGAACTATGGGAGAGCTAGATATAGGAGGTCTGAtctgagcgctgctcggacgccgcgatcagtgcgcctgctcgcgtgaccgagatcagtgcggccgatcgcgtggctgagatatcgttgatatctgtgatccgaCAGTATGTTTATATGATTTATACAGAGAGGACTAAAGTCAGCATATTACTCGCTTCGATGGTCTTGTAATCGCGTATAAGCCCATAGCATTACTACCAGAAAGTTTATGGTGGGATTAACCGGGGGAAATATTGCACATTGTATGCGAGAAGTATATTTGAATACAAATTAGTAGAGTTTGGTAGCCATGTCAAATTATAGTGGCGTTGACTTCGTAGCTGATGCATCTGCATACTCTGATAGAGCAGGAGGGTTTTAAACGACTAAAAAGGAAGCTGTACCTTCACTAACGAGCACAAAATCCATGGTCGTTGGAGATAGTAAGACGAAAAAAACGGAGCCGTGTGGCAAACCCGTCAGTTGACCGATCCTCGGCGGTACTTGCCCTAATTGAGTCATCCCGACCTACACTACACTGCTAGATCAAGAACCCAGTATTAAAGTCAACATACATGGCTAAGTCCTCGAAATTGTGCAACAGAAACTACAAATTGAAACCCCCAGACGTATTTCCCAACCAGAGATGAGTCGGAGTCTGCAGCGCGCGTACTACTCACAGCATCTAGACGAGGATTCGACTTTGGATAGGACCCCCCTCCGTTTCAAAAATACCCCAGTGCCGCCAAACTATATGTACATCGCCCCCCCTCCCCAAATATCCAAACGCACAAACCCTCAACATCAACATATCCTCAGAAACAAAAAGCAACCCCAAGATTTACGCCGCGCATACCTCCATCTATGCCAGAAGCTACAAACCAAGCTTCCCCGCGAACTCCGAGACCGGATTTACAAACACTACTTCAATGATCGCACTAGCGTCGATTATAGTGAAGAATACTATGCCCACGCCTACGGTGTCCTCACCAAGTACAAAGAAAACGTCCAAATCAACCCCCCCCCCCTACCACATCCACAGCGAAAGAAGCCTCGGAATACTACCTCGCCACCGAGACCTACTTCGTCCGGGACACCCCGTCCCTCATCAGAGATCTCAAAACAGATTATTTCAACCTCGGTCTCACCCTCTGCAACCATGTGCGCAACTTACGCATCACCCTCTGCTTCGACGACTTGGCTCCCATGACGCCCGCCGAATTTggcgaagacgacgacaACTCCGCCTCCGATGACGACACTTCGTCTGAAAAAGGTGTCTTGTGTGTACTCCACAAGCGCCTCACGCGAGCGTTCTCTTTGATCCCTGCATCATCGGCACCATTCACTCTTATCCTCAACTTTGCCCCCGAGGGTTACATTCACTACCCTTCCTTCAAGAAGCCCAACACCAAGGAGAAAATCGGCGCGCTAAACATCGAGCGTAGAATGCTAAACGTACTAGAAACCATACGCATGCCCGTGTACGATTTCATACACGCAGGCGAGAACCGCCGGGTTAAACCCGTGTGGGAAGATAGTGCTTGGAATCAAGAGCATGCTGTGCATTCTGATATATTTTTCCTGAACAAGGAGGAATGGGAAAAATTAAGTTTTTATACACAAAAACCCCTTGTTGTTATAACAAAACTGCGTTGTGAGAATTTGCTGCTTAGCATCGTCGTCACTTACATGTACCATCATACACAAGTCCTTGTTTCTGCTTTCGCCCCCTCTCCGTTTACTCACTCCTAAACTAACAACCATAAGGAGAAACAAGAAACCCTAAAATCATGGCGCACCCGCTTCCGCAACAAACCATACAAACCAAGCCTGCACTACACTGAGCGAAATTCAATCATGAAACTCTATCCCAAACGGTACAACGATGATTTCGCTAGACCGTTGCcggagaagaggaagaggtgGGGGTACGAGTCGTTTTATGATTTGTTGGGAGATCCAGAGCAGGATGAGTATAgtgatgaagatgaagatgaagatgatgaagaagaggatgATTACGAGTCTGAATAACTGACTGACACAAAAGAAACCTGGCGTAAACACACAATTTAGCAGAGCTACACAACAACACATGTCAACCCATTAAAGCCCGTTGAGGGACTACGTGCGCAGAGCAAATCTCTATCAAGAACAAAACAAAAACATAGCAACGCTAACCACCCATTGTTGAAAGTGCATGTATACCACACTCTCACACTGcctgttgctgctgttgtgCTTCGACGCTACTATTGTCCTTCTGCATCAACCCATTGACTTCCTTGGCTATTGACGCGGTATCTTCCGGCACAACAATTGCTGCACCATTGACGGCCCCGTTGGTGGTGGCATCATGGTTCGGGGCTTGGAGTCCTTGACGCACTTTGAGCACACTATCCACAATGACGGCATCGATACCCTCACTCCTTTGCAACTAACCCAAAGTTAGCATGTGTAAAATAACTGGTGTTCAAGGAGAAACTTACCAGGACGTTCTTTGGATCATTGTTTAGAATGCCGTAGCTGACACACACCAATCCGCTCTCCTTGACTACCTTGACCAGCCTGGGACACATGACTAGCGGTGTAGCGGCACTCACTACTCCAAGCAGGTTCCAGCGACTAGCAAAACGGATGGCTTCTTGTAGACTGGCTGCTCGCACGTCTCCTACAGGTGAAGTTCCAGCGTCGGTGAGGAACAGGACGGGGATTGAAGGCTGTTTGAACGACAACATGAGGCAGATATCCGGGTTAAACGACGAGAAGATGACGTTGCGCTCGCCCATCTTGTCGTATACCTTCTGTAGTACCGTGTCAACAAACGAATTTAGCTCAACAGCGTACTGATCCATCTCTTCCTCTTCTGACTCATGAAGCATAGGGTACTTCATCTCAACATTGAACCCGACTGATTCTGGTAGCTCATCAAACATTCGCTCCAGGGTCGTAAAGGAAGATTGGATGGAGTTGCCACGACTGTTGCCCTTGAACCCCTTCTTCTTGAAATCACGCGTATGCTTCATCCTCTCGGTAAGCTCTTGCTCACGGTCAGTGTGAATGTTGCGTTGCTTCGAGTTATCGACAGAGTAGGATCGTGGTCGGCGTGCGCTTGGACGATCGTCTGTGCCATTTGTGCCGTTGGACACTGGGACAGTCTCGGATGGCTCGACGCGGTTGGGTCGCGGCTTCTGCCCTTCACCGATATGGAGGAATTGGTCGAGCGTGAGAGTGTGGACAGGCGCATCGATGCCAGTTTCGCTGACGAGAAAGTCATGGTAAATGACCGGAACATGGTCCTTTGTTAGCTGAACGTCAAACTCCACGTACTCTGCGCCAAGATTGGCAGCAGAAATGAACGACTGTATCGTGTTCTCGCCTAGCTGTAGGGAGGTACGCGAGGCGGTGTTCTTTCCAAGACCGCGATGGCCAATGACCATAGTAGATGCCATCTTCTTCCAGTAGGTATGTTGCTCGGTGATCGCCATGCGCGGATGGTGGAAGGGTGTAATAATCAAGAAGTTGAAATTGACTGCACCAATCACGTCCAATGTGGATGCTGCAACAATCGGTACTTGCACGTCTCCCTGGAGCGAGATTCGCTTCGATCCAATGCTGGTCTTGATAGTTGATAAAAGGGCAACAGCTCGTCCCACGACGCGCTCCTGTGAACCCGCATACGTTGGAACAATGTCAAACAGAAGTTTGACCTTGCTGACGTCGCTGGTCATGAAAGTAATGGGCTCAGTCGCAATGTTTTCTCGAATAGGCAGATCAATCACGGTTGAGTCTCCGCTAGCCCCAGCAGCACCCACAACCACGGACAAAGCGGTATCAAGTTGTGTCGCATGAGCATCGGCAAGTGGGATGTCGTCGAGTTTGACTGCAGGCACGTCTTTTCGAATGTCCATGGATCCCAGACTAACTAGAACCATAGTTTGGTTTGTCAGGTAGCGATGTCCAAACGTCTTGACAGGTTCGGGCGCCTTTTGCACAGGAGTGTTGTTATCGCGATTCAAATTCTTAGACCTTCGCTCATCTAGCGATGATTGTGTAGGCGAACCGGCTCGAGCGATACGAGTGTCTGTAGGGGCAACACGCGGTGACTCGTCTATGGGGGCGAGTTCTGCGAGTCTAGCTGCGATCTCCATATGACCGCGAAGTGCTGCATGCTCCTTCGCCGTCCAGCCAGAGTTATCACACTTTTGCAGATCAGCTCCCGCAGCGGCAAGAATCTCAACCATAGAGAGATGATCATCCACACAAGCGATAAATAGCGGTGTCCAAGCGAAGGTCTTCTCGGCGACATTGACATCTGCTTTGTTGATGCTGGACCCTTCCAAAAGAACCTTGGCACACTCGTCGTAGCCGTAGCGTGCAGCCATGTGTAGGGCGGCCTCGCCGCCCTCGTCTTGATAGTTGACGTCCACACCTGCCTCGACCAGGAGCCTGACGATATCTACAAAGTTCGACCGAGTCGCCAGAGCTAGAGCTGCTCCGGACCGAGCAATGGTTTTTCGACATACGAGCTTTTCTTCGTTTGTACCACGCCAGCTTTCCG from Pyrenophora tritici-repentis strain M4 chromosome 1, whole genome shotgun sequence encodes the following:
- a CDS encoding RecA, RecA-RadA recombinase — protein: MSNEEEQYEDSTMGGPGAPTPVSALEGVNGLTARDIKLVIEGGYNTVESIAYTPRRALEQIKGISEQKASKLLAEASKLVPMGFTTATEMHSRRSELISITTGSKQLDTLLAGGIETGSITEIFGEFRTGKSQICHTLAVTCQLPFDMGGGEGKCLYIDTEGTFRPVRCLAVANRYGLSGEEVLDNVAYARAYNSDHQLELLNQAAQMMTETRFSLLVVDSATALYRTDFAGRGELSARQTHLAKFMRTLQRLADEFGIAVIITNQVVAQVDGGPSAMFNPDPKKPIGGNIIAHASTTRLSLRKGRGETRVCKIYDSPCLPESDCLFAINEDGIGDPKEKDLEERNNR
- a CDS encoding SPX domain-containing protein involved in vacuolar polyphosphate accumulation produces the protein MKFGHNLPRNQVPEWASSYINYKGLKKLVKNAAEAYKNGAELDLAEFFFSLDRNLEDVDSFYNRKYAECARRLRLLHGRYGRVAQMPDGIDKDEAQDLMGALLELRSSMRKLQWYGEVNRRGFIKITKKLDKKIETVCLQERYLASKVNPKPFAHNLPLNQDMKAVNEWLSGLGDIKTFDDTGSTHSAGSLGRVPGRSLHLPSTLLDAVDLAIRGDKAEDLRQQLTEAAANNGKSSSSFQQLLLNFLQRAVSCRAKSCIEMLLKDIISLDEEDDINKRNCVHRLVINIGRSKSGETLGADGAVLQTSNEPRNFILPATDPNRQPRPCTTTEEESTQLLSENDESVRLLIYLLDQLRGEQRNALQSRDSYGRLPLHYAAQYGFVIICEVVMKHMQDWGQFDVSQGIDSDYWQDAEGNAPLHLSVMGGHPLTTKALLTAESWRGTNEEKLVCRKTIARSGAALALATRSNFVDIVRLLVEAGVDVNYQDEGGEAALHMAARYGYDECAKVLLEGSSINKADVNVAEKTFAWTPLFIACVDDHLSMVEILAAAGADLQKCDNSGWTAKEHAALRGHMEIAARLAELAPIDESPRVAPTDTRIARAGSPTQSSLDERRSKNLNRDNNTPVQKAPEPVKTFGHRYLTNQTMVLVSLGSMDIRKDVPAVKLDDIPLADAHATQLDTALSVVVGAAGASGDSTVIDLPIRENIATEPITFMTSDVSKVKLLFDIVPTYAGSQERVVGRAVALLSTIKTSIGSKRISLQGDVQVPIVAASTLDVIGAVNFNFLIITPFHHPRMAITEQHTYWKKMASTMVIGHRGLGKNTASRTSLQLGENTIQSFISAANLGAEYVEFDVQLTKDHVPVIYHDFLVSETGIDAPVHTLTLDQFLHIGEGQKPRPNRVEPSETVPVSNGTNGTDDRPSARRPRSYSVDNSKQRNIHTDREQELTERMKHTRDFKKKGFKGNSRGNSIQSSFTTLERMFDELPESVGFNVEMKYPMLHESEEEEMDQYAVELNSFVDTVLQKVYDKMGERNVIFSSFNPDICLMLSFKQPSIPVLFLTDAGTSPVGDVRAASLQEAIRFASRWNLLGVVSAATPLVMCPRLVKVVKESGLVCVSYGILNNDPKNVLLQRSEGIDAVIVDSVLKVRQGLQAPNHDATTNGAVNGAAIVVPEDTASIAKEVNGLMQKDNSSVEAQQQQQAV